A portion of the Oxynema aestuarii AP17 genome contains these proteins:
- a CDS encoding phycobilisome linker polypeptide, translating into MAITTAAARLGTSAFLDAAPVELRPNWSEQDAIAVIRAVYRQVLGNDYVMSSERLTSAESLLKNGSITVRDFVRCVAKSELYKTKFLYNNFQTRVIELNFKHLLGRAPYDESEVIEHLDLYETQGFDAEIDSYIDSREYQDNFGDYIVPYYRGFNNQLGQKTVGFNRMFRLYRGYANSDRAQVEGNNSRLARELAQNTASTIVGPSGGSSGWSYRAAVDSTPNTCLGGAFVGFGKQGGVYRIEVTGIRQTGVRRSSNSYIVPYEKLSSKIQQILKKGGKIASITPA; encoded by the coding sequence ATGGCTATTACAACAGCAGCAGCCCGTTTGGGGACTTCGGCGTTTTTAGATGCGGCTCCGGTCGAATTGCGTCCGAATTGGAGCGAACAAGACGCGATCGCCGTCATTCGCGCGGTGTACCGCCAGGTGCTCGGTAATGACTACGTGATGTCTTCGGAACGGCTCACCAGTGCCGAATCCCTGCTGAAAAATGGCAGCATCACCGTGCGCGATTTCGTGCGTTGCGTTGCCAAATCCGAGCTTTACAAAACCAAGTTTCTCTACAACAATTTCCAGACCCGGGTGATCGAGCTCAACTTCAAGCACCTCTTGGGTCGCGCTCCTTATGATGAATCTGAAGTCATCGAGCATTTAGATCTTTACGAAACCCAAGGATTCGATGCAGAAATTGATTCCTACATCGATTCTCGGGAGTATCAAGATAACTTCGGAGACTATATCGTCCCCTACTATCGCGGTTTTAACAACCAACTGGGTCAAAAAACCGTCGGTTTCAATCGGATGTTCCGTCTGTATCGCGGTTACGCCAACAGCGATCGCGCTCAAGTGGAAGGCAACAACTCGCGCTTGGCTCGCGAATTGGCTCAAAATACGGCGTCCACGATTGTCGGACCGTCCGGCGGTAGCTCCGGCTGGTCTTACCGCGCTGCGGTAGATTCCACCCCCAACACCTGCCTCGGCGGTGCGTTTGTCGGTTTTGGCAAACAAGGCGGAGTCTATCGGATCGAAGTCACCGGAATCCGTCAAACCGGAGTACGGCGGAGCAGCAACAGCTACATCGTTCCTTATGAGAAGCTGTCTTCAAAAATTCAGCAGATTCTCAAAAAAGGTGGCAAGATTGCCAGCATTACTCCGGCTTAG